The window AATCTATGAGAAAAGAAAATAAATTCTTATTAAGCTAACGAATTGCATTACTTTTAACAATCAAAAGGCAGAAATCATTCACTCTGATCGGCACCCCAAATGAAACACGAACATTTGGAGGTGCCTTTTTTATGGCACTGAAATGCTTAATTTTTGGATTGAAATCAGGCCCAATAATTGAACAACAGCCTTTTATGAAAGGTTACTAAATAACGCATCGGGAACCATAAAATGACAATTTATGTCTATATTAACAAACGGAAGAATAAGGGAGGTCTAGTTATGTGGGTAATATTTGGGGTGATTGCAATAGTAGTAACTTTTATAAATCTTTATAGGTATACAGCAGGAAAGGATTATAAGCTTGCTATGGCGATGGGATTATCCTTTACAGCATTAACACTTTGTGCAGAATACAGTCTTGTATCGGAGTGGGTAGAAGTGAAAGATTGGGCAGCTTTAGAGGATGTAGTACCTGGTATGGAAAGGGCATTATGGTTTTTAACAATGGTTTCAATCTTACTGAATATAGCACCTATACTTTTAGAACTAAAAGGTAAGAAATAATTACTTATTGTTATCACATCATTACGATGAGCTTGTGAAGAAATGTACTTAAACAACGGGGCAGGGAGTTTAATAATGAAGGAGGGGGATGTAATAATGGAAGACATTCCTTTCTGGTATTGCTGGCGTGCTTATAGCGATAATAGTTGTAAGTTTAATTCATGATGGTGAAATAGATTGGGTTACAAATAAAAAGACAAGGGGACCTGGACAGGAGCCGTGTCCCTCTTGTTTCTGCCTATTCTTCTTCCACATGGCGTAACATTCGGTAACCAACACGAATGTGTGTCTGAATATATTTCGGGTTTGCTGGATCTTCTTCAATCTTTTTACGGAGTGTTGCCATAAAAACTCGTAGGCTAGGGACATCTGACTGCAGTACTGTTTGCCATACTTCCTTTAATAAAAAATTATGAGTCAGCACCTTGCCGACATGCTTGGATAAAACGACTAACAGCTTATATTCAATCGGAGTCAAATGCACTTCCTTCCCATGTACAAAGACTGTATTTGCTAAATAATCAATTTGTAGATTTCCATTAACAAATATAGGCTGAGCCTGATCCAAGCTTTGCTCGCTTATATTCCTTCTTAATGCGACTCGAATACGAGCAAGCAATTCTTCTGGACGGAACAAATAGTCAACCCTTTTCCATCAAAGGGTAAACGTGTTTAATGATTGGGAAGCTAAGGCTTTTAACCCTATCTTGTTTTTCCACACTATTTGTAAGGCTCTTATGTACATGAATAAATTTAAAAGCTTTTTGCATAATAACCAAAGTAGAGTGATAGCTAGCATTTAGACAAAATTTAAAGATTAAAAGGGTTACGAAAATTGAAGGGGTGCAGTAT is drawn from Lysinibacillus sp. SGAir0095 and contains these coding sequences:
- a CDS encoding winged helix-turn-helix domain-containing protein, which translates into the protein MFRPEELLARIRVALRRNISEQSLDQAQPIFVNGNLQIDYLANTVFVHGKEVHLTPIEYKLLVVLSKHVGKVLTHNFLLKEVWQTVLQSDVPSLRVFMATLRKKIEEDPANPKYIQTHIRVGYRMLRHVEEE